A genomic region of Spirochaetota bacterium contains the following coding sequences:
- the recR gene encoding recombination mediator RecR produces the protein MKSPSKYLDELIKEFSRLPGIGPKSASRLAFHILKIPYDDAERISRAIVELKRNITSCKICSGISDGDVCSICSDASRDGDLICVVEEAKDILTIEKTMEYRGVYHVLRGVISPLNGIGPDELNIDSFLHRCKNGGVREVIIATNPTIEGDATSLYLSQVLKPIGVRVMRIAHGLPVGSELEYADSATIVKSLIGRVEI, from the coding sequence ATGAAAAGTCCTTCTAAATATTTAGATGAATTGATTAAGGAGTTTTCAAGGCTTCCTGGAATAGGTCCAAAGAGTGCCAGTAGACTCGCTTTTCACATTCTGAAAATCCCCTATGATGATGCGGAGAGAATATCAAGGGCTATCGTTGAGTTGAAGAGAAATATTACCTCCTGCAAGATCTGTAGCGGAATATCGGATGGGGATGTGTGTTCAATATGCTCGGATGCAAGCAGGGATGGAGATCTGATATGCGTTGTTGAGGAAGCAAAGGACATCCTAACGATCGAAAAGACAATGGAATATCGTGGGGTTTACCATGTGCTAAGGGGGGTAATATCTCCGTTAAATGGCATTGGGCCTGATGAACTGAATATAGATTCATTTTTGCATAGATGCAAGAATGGGGGGGTGCGGGAGGTCATTATAGCGACAAATCCAACCATTGAGGGGGATGCGACCAGTCTATATCTATCACAGGTGTTGAAACCAATAGGCGTTAGGGTTATGAGGATTGCTCACGGCCTTCCTGTTGGTTCTGAATTGGAGTATGCTGATAGCGCTACGATTGTCAAATCCCTTATTGGGAGGGTGGAGATATGA